The proteins below come from a single Parachlamydiales bacterium genomic window:
- a CDS encoding Hsp70 family protein, with product MRYIIGIDLGTTNCCVSYVDREDPKTAIRTFAIPQLVGPGQIEMKPLLPSFCYLAGQEEWDKGSIALPWAAQRDYMVGSFALSYGARVPTRLVASAKSWLCHNSAARKDPILPPGGDAALRISPVEASSRYLRHIAAAWNAVMAKEKTDDEFEQQQIIITVPASFDEVARALTIESAKKAGFVSVSMLEEPQAAFYNWIDQHEKKWSDILDPGARILVCDVGGGTTDFSYIKVQETEDKLSFMRMAVGDHLLLGGENIDNALAQYISDKLAVELSPAQWQHLCHQARLAKEAIYGNDESSYRIVLTGTGSKVVGGTQTYNLTKAEADAIVLDGFFGNSSWSEAIKKTSTTGFKTLGLPYEQEPSIVKHLARFLDRHQCTGDNSPTHILFNGGTMLPGVFQDAILKSLEQWFPHQKVALLTAQHFDHAVARGAAYFGKVKHGLGIRIGGGSPRAYYLGIELNDGTQKQFQALTLLPRGTEEDTSYISEKIFQATPNLPVAFQVYTSHVRLNDKAGDIIPFNEEELHPLPPIHTILRYGKGGENTQPIAVQLGIHLTSIGILEVWLQSTKSDHRWGLEFQLRTVGGQDNSLGSVGKARKDETYNSQFLAEATAVLQEVYSGKGSVSAAKSLMEKLEKTLDMPRKEWPLSVLRGLWSPLLDVAAQRSHSQQLNERWWNLAGFLLRPGKGYPLDDFRIKDLWKIILGEIKKNNPSEVLQQQLICFRRIAAGLNRGQQLQLAGWILPNILTPKGLISGKPPYLYQERLRTLASMELIEISTKVKIGQALVDKIIQGEADRVEYWALSKIAARQQLQGTLSHIIPPAQCSIWIEKLLKFSTKIPKEKFKALFIPIARLTGHREIDLPLQLRQKLADLFEEESRRILLEVVPMTEEEQDESFGEALPHGLQLQIQGG from the coding sequence ATGCGCTATATTATTGGAATTGATTTAGGTACGACAAACTGTTGTGTGTCGTACGTGGATAGAGAAGATCCCAAAACAGCTATCCGTACCTTCGCTATTCCTCAGCTTGTGGGTCCCGGACAAATTGAAATGAAACCGCTCTTGCCTTCGTTTTGCTATCTTGCAGGACAGGAAGAGTGGGACAAGGGTTCCATCGCCTTGCCCTGGGCTGCTCAGCGCGACTACATGGTAGGTTCTTTCGCATTAAGTTATGGGGCACGCGTACCTACACGTCTTGTTGCAAGCGCAAAAAGTTGGCTTTGCCATAATTCTGCAGCGCGGAAAGATCCGATCTTACCTCCGGGTGGTGATGCTGCACTACGCATCAGTCCTGTCGAAGCCTCATCACGGTATTTAAGGCATATTGCTGCCGCATGGAATGCCGTTATGGCAAAAGAGAAAACCGATGACGAATTCGAGCAGCAGCAGATCATTATTACTGTTCCAGCATCTTTCGATGAAGTAGCCAGGGCTTTGACCATCGAAAGTGCTAAAAAAGCAGGTTTTGTCTCTGTATCTATGCTAGAGGAACCTCAGGCTGCTTTTTATAATTGGATTGACCAGCACGAGAAAAAATGGTCGGATATCCTTGACCCGGGCGCACGCATCTTAGTATGCGATGTAGGTGGGGGCACTACCGATTTCTCTTATATTAAAGTCCAAGAGACCGAAGATAAGCTCTCATTTATGCGTATGGCTGTAGGAGACCATTTGCTTTTAGGCGGAGAGAATATCGATAACGCCCTTGCCCAATATATCAGTGATAAATTAGCTGTGGAGTTGAGTCCGGCCCAGTGGCAGCATCTCTGCCATCAAGCACGTTTAGCAAAAGAAGCCATCTATGGTAATGATGAGAGCTCTTACCGCATAGTATTGACAGGAACGGGTTCTAAGGTAGTGGGCGGGACACAAACTTATAATTTAACGAAAGCTGAAGCCGATGCAATAGTATTAGATGGCTTTTTTGGCAATTCGTCTTGGAGCGAAGCCATAAAGAAAACTTCTACTACAGGCTTTAAAACTTTAGGGCTTCCTTACGAACAAGAACCCTCCATCGTGAAGCATCTAGCCCGGTTTCTTGATAGGCATCAATGCACCGGTGACAATTCACCGACGCATATTTTGTTTAACGGGGGTACTATGCTTCCCGGAGTGTTCCAAGATGCCATTCTGAAATCCCTTGAACAATGGTTTCCTCACCAAAAAGTTGCACTTCTAACGGCCCAGCATTTTGATCATGCTGTAGCAAGGGGAGCCGCCTATTTTGGCAAGGTGAAGCATGGGTTAGGAATTCGTATAGGAGGGGGATCGCCCAGAGCCTATTATTTGGGGATCGAATTGAATGACGGAACGCAAAAGCAGTTTCAAGCCCTTACCCTTTTGCCTCGCGGTACTGAAGAAGACACTTCCTACATCTCTGAAAAGATTTTTCAAGCCACACCCAATCTACCGGTGGCATTTCAAGTCTACACATCCCATGTTCGATTAAATGATAAGGCCGGAGATATCATCCCTTTCAACGAGGAAGAGCTCCATCCATTGCCGCCCATTCATACAATTCTGCGGTATGGAAAGGGAGGGGAAAATACGCAACCTATTGCGGTCCAATTAGGCATACATCTCACTTCTATCGGAATATTAGAAGTATGGCTGCAATCTACAAAAAGTGATCACCGCTGGGGATTGGAGTTTCAATTACGTACTGTCGGCGGTCAAGACAACTCTCTCGGTTCAGTTGGCAAAGCTCGTAAGGATGAGACCTATAACTCGCAGTTTCTGGCAGAGGCAACCGCTGTTTTGCAGGAGGTTTATTCCGGAAAGGGGAGCGTTTCCGCAGCAAAAAGTCTAATGGAGAAACTAGAAAAAACCTTGGATATGCCGCGTAAAGAATGGCCGCTAAGCGTCTTGAGGGGGTTGTGGTCGCCCTTGTTGGATGTTGCTGCGCAACGTAGTCATTCACAACAATTGAATGAAAGGTGGTGGAACCTCGCAGGGTTTTTGCTTCGTCCCGGTAAAGGATATCCATTAGATGACTTTAGGATAAAAGACTTATGGAAAATTATTCTAGGTGAAATCAAAAAAAATAATCCTTCCGAAGTTCTACAGCAGCAATTGATTTGTTTTAGAAGGATAGCCGCCGGGTTGAATCGCGGCCAGCAGCTGCAACTCGCCGGATGGATATTACCTAACATCCTCACTCCCAAAGGGCTAATTTCAGGAAAGCCACCCTATCTTTATCAAGAAAGATTACGTACTTTAGCTTCAATGGAATTGATTGAGATCTCAACAAAAGTTAAGATAGGCCAAGCATTGGTAGATAAAATAATACAAGGCGAGGCGGATCGGGTGGAATACTGGGCACTAAGCAAAATCGCTGCACGTCAGCAATTGCAGGGCACACTCTCGCACATCATTCCACCTGCGCAGTGCAGTATATGGATTGAAAAGCTTCTCAAATTCTCCACTAAGATTCCTAAAGAGAAATTCAAGGCTCTATTTATCCCCATAGCCCGTCTTACAGGACATAGAGAAATTGACCTTCCTCTTCAGCTAAGGCAAAAACTTGCAGATCTTTTTGAAGAGGAGAGCAGAAGAATCTTGCTAGAAGTTGTCCCGATGACGGAAGAAGAGCAAGATGAATCTTTTGGTGAAGCCCTTCCCCATGGATTGCAGCTACAGATACAGGGAGGATAG